Proteins encoded by one window of Lepeophtheirus salmonis chromosome 3, UVic_Lsal_1.4, whole genome shotgun sequence:
- the LOC121115243 gene encoding small ribosomal subunit protein eS19 yields MVSVSVKDVDQQVFVKALAAFFKKSGKVKLPDYVDYVKTNIAKELAPYDEDWFYIRCASVVRHIYIRSPIGVSTVRKIYGVRKNNGSCPSHWSRGSGTVARDALQTLEELKLVRKENGGRVLTSQGRKDLDRIASQIKRAN; encoded by the exons ATGGTTTCCGTAAGCGTCAAGGATGTTGACCAACAGGTTTTTGTGAAGGCTTTGGCcgcttttttcaagaaatccGGGAAAGTGAAGCTCCCCGATTACGTGGATTACGTCAAGACAAACATCGCCAAGGAGTTAGCTCCTTATGATGAGGATTGGTTTTATATTCGTTGCGCCTCTGTCGTTAGACACATCTACATTCGCTCTCCCATCGGTGTCTCCACTGTTCGTAAGATTTACGGAG TGAGAAAGAACAATGGAAGTTGTCCCAGCCATTGGTCTCGTGGCTCCGGAACCGTTGCAAGGGATGCTTTGCAAACATTGGAAGAGCTCAAGTTGGTGAGAAAGGAAAACGGTGGCCGTGTTTTGACTTCCCAAGGACGCAAGGATCTTGATCGTATTGCTTCTCAAATTAAAAGAGCCAATTAA
- the LOC121115244 gene encoding uncharacterized protein: MKSMENSEDLKSMEFITTYGERLNYQPNPTLIQRRHFFGLCPVSFEILNAPKICSGCLSIGYFSKEDQKKDWKEHKSTCKILQTIVKSGKPGEHPLTEDPAVRSKELQMLLSNTFGRSLQQDESDMFNYPRLCSICLDGKQNSMVTCSDCHCAVYCSDVHLEEDKEEHLKSCSQLKICLEDYREERIYLNHPSDSYLPRFARFGYEPLPPEGIIKLLEPELTNMLFHSKTRIFPEIRYTSFRYTCPLSILYGLQTSVPDLSMKDNLVIEIVGARIAETNDLTKWEIIPLRLPTLMSITFVFIGPEIEVDVETPTIQGSSEYLKTCRPNLNQNFHFYKMDYEEFYNKKGKSCPLPDLVAVLNCGFVFYSSWDASIPLMISRGSSLLFTEYYLEDAEFNLEKIEELWEEELNIIMEPQANPFSSMLPARIPTGFNFRKFKRRNFVMSNDCICIISKK, from the exons atgaaaTCAATGGAAAATTCAGAGGATTTGAAGA GTATGGAATTTATCACGACATATGGAGAACGATTAAACTATCAACCAAATCCTACCCTTATACAAAGAAGACATTTCTTTGGACTCTGTCCCGTCAGTTTTGAGATTTTAAATGCTCCTAAGATATGTTCTGGATGTTTATCCATTGGTTATTTTAGTAAAGAAGATCAGAAAAAAGATTGGAAGGAGCATAAATCTACTTGTAAAATACTTCAGACCATCG TCAAATCCGGTAAACCTGGAGAACATCCATTAACGGAAGATCCTGCAGTAAGAAGTAAGGAATTGCAAATGTTACTCTCAAATACTTTTGGAAGAAGTCTACAACAAGATGAATCAGACATGTTTAATTATCCCCGACTTTGCAGTATATGTTTAGATGGGAAGCAG AATTCAATGGTGACTTGTTCAGACTGTCATTGTGCTGTATATTGCTCGGATGTCCATCTCGAAGAAGACAAGGAAGAACATTTGAAAAGTTGCTCTCAATTGAAAATATGTCTGGAAGATTATCGGGAAGAAAGGATATATTTGAATCATCCATCCGACTCCTACCTTCCAAGATTTGCAAG atttggATATGAGCCTTTGCCTCCAGAAGGTATTATCAAGTTACTAGAGCCAGAGTTAACTAATATGTTATTCCATTCGAAGACAAGAATATTTCCTGAAATTCGATATACAAGTTTTCGTTACACATGTCCTTTATCCATCTTATACGGCCTTCAAACATCCGTCCCAGATTTGTCAATGAAAGATAATTTAGTCATTGAAATTGTTGGAGCTCGTATCGCAGAAACAAACGATTTAACCAAATGGGAGATCATTCCACTTCGTTTACCAACGCTAATGAGTATTACTTTTGTGTTCATTGGACCCGAAATTGA AGTAGACGTTGAAACTCCAACCATTCAGGGATCCTCTGAGTATTTGAAAACATGTCGTCCAAACTTAAATCAGAACTTTCACTTTTATAAGATGGACTACGAAGAATTTTACAATAAGAAGGGCAAAAGCTGCCCACTACCAGATTTAGTAGCTGTTCTAAATTGtggttttgtattttattcatcctGGGACGCCTCAATACCGCTCATGATATCCCGAGGGTCCAGTTTACTTTTCACGGAATATTATCTTGAAGATGCAGAATTCAACCTTGAAAAAATTGAGGAACTCTGGGAAGAAGAACTCAATATCATTATGGAACCTCAAGCAAATCCGTTCAGTAGTATGCTTCCAGCACGAATCCCTACAGGATTcaactttagaaaatttaaacgGAGAAATTTTGTAATGTCAAACgattgtatttgtattatttcGAAGAAATAg